The following DNA comes from Xyrauchen texanus isolate HMW12.3.18 chromosome 21, RBS_HiC_50CHRs, whole genome shotgun sequence.
ACAGTGCCAAAATGAGAGCTGACAGCAGTTAAACACAAATAAAGAGACAGCTGCTGTAGGGCAAAGAGATGGATACGGAGAAGGACGGGGATTATTTTAACAGTTCTAAGCTGAATCAATAAAGGCTTCACTAAAAATAGCACCTCAATTTATGCCTTCATCTCTTTCGGTTTCTCGGTCTCTGATCTCACCGAAACATACACCATCCTTCGGTGTCTCCCCCAGGTCATTACTGTACTTCTTTCTTTTAGCTGCGATATGCACAATTTGCCCTTTGCAATGTTCATTCAACTGAAACCTGCAATTGTAAATGTCGATCAACCATCTCTGACGGTGACTTGTACCCCAGAAAATAAAACTCATTCTGAAGAAAAGGGCATTTAATTCATGTTTCTTAGCCGTTTCAAAACAACAATAGATTcggattcaatattttttttatataccatTTATATAATCTCATATATGAACTGGGTTCCCACACATTTTCATCAACGAATGTATATGACTTCAAGGATTTTTAAATATCCTTATGGTTCAGATCAATGTGCAAAAGAATCATTTGGAACAATTTGTGAACTGGTTTGCCTAATTAATGCAACATAATTGACTCTAAAGGACTGTTGGCTCATAAAACATACATCATGTCTTATAGAGAAATTTTTACCCAACACTCTTTCTGAATATCTGTTTTTCAATGACTGTGGAAATGCTGTATGAATTTGGAACACTACCACAAATGACCATTTTCTTTCCCTACTTTATTTTCCCAGTACAATTTCAAGACTTTCTTTCACCTCATGATGAAGTCATGGCCATCAATCATTGGACCATAACCTGCCCCACGAAGGTTGCCCGAGTTTCCCACCACGGCACAGCGTAGACAGCGAGCAGGGTCCCACGAACCATATGGGGAACGGCCTGGAATTACCTGGAATAGCTTCTGTAGAACTTGCTGGATATTGTGGGGTTTGAATTGAGGCTGCAACATCTGCATGGTGCCCAGAGGGATGGGGAGAGagggaaaaagagagagggaaagaaagaaattaacatAATGTTCGGCAGTTACCTTCTGACTTTTAGCCATCTGCACACCTGCCTGTGCACATATGCATACTAAAATAAACATCCAGGCAGCCAATTAGCCACCAAAGCtctctgctaaaaaaaaaaaaaaagacattctaAAAACATGTGCGTATTTGAGCATTTTAAGCAATACTGCCCGAAAGCCAAAAGTGTTataaagcaccacaaaataatctggttgcttcagtaattgcatttttcttctcacatttgctttttatgacacaatCAGTAGGTTTAGGGCTTAGGGTATGcaagtaggttttgttgatttaaaaatcgACAGAGCATTAACCtccaaaacctcatctgtttttcatctaacatttgctttttatgacagtatTGGTTTAGGTTTAGAGTAGGGAGATAGGATTTGTTGATTTGAAAAACTCGATAAGagtgtgtaaagtgatcaatggaaaggaggaggcgagaaccggcttttcaatataaataatagtttaatgataaactaaaacacaaacacacacatgacggacatgtccgtaaacgatctctctctccgcacgatcctctgcagtcgacccttatccctcacggaggctcaattagcctaatacgggaccgggtgtgtaggatcacgacccggccccgccctccgccctgccacaggttaATAACCAAAAATTAACCATTAaccataaaatacaaattaaagggttaggggttagggtcagTGATCAGTTAGTAGATCATCGTTCTATTCTCACGTTAGTGTAAAAGCAATCAAACTCTGTATTGAGATCACTTTTCAGTATCAGTTGCAAATACGTAAACAGACCAAAGAAAACCATGCTCGTCAAGCAATGGCATAGCCAGAAAATGGGTGGGTACACATATATTTAAATaggtgtacatatatatatatacatatatatatatatatatatatatatatatatatatatatatatatatatatataagacatttTTACAATTTTCTACCATTTACTAAGATATTAAATGAAAGAACAAATTATAACATAttatgtctatggacgagcacatctgtgaggaccaCCTACAGAGCGCCACCTaaatttcagatctgtatattttgATGGAATgtgatgaggaaaaaaaaaaaatctagtgctTTCTaccacctagtggaataaaatgtgaCTTTTTAAAGTGAGGTTGAGTGAACAGaagcagaattacatgtttacaaagttagaacaaaaaaaaaaaaagtgtttatcataagattataaacatacaatattatttatgaataatttattattatttatctccCTCCTATCTACCTCTTACTATCCCCTCAGCCAGTGGTTGGCAGAGTTCACAAGCTCTCTGCTGGACTCAATAATTCTTGGCAGATGTTCCCACCGGCTGTACAAATGCCAGCTGGTGATTTTACTCTGTGCCCCATCTAAGTCCAGTACACAAAGACTAATCGAGGGAGGGAGCCATTGTGTTTGTATGtctaattaaaacaaattcttgGTTGGTGCTACTTCGCTAATGCACTTTACATTTGCTCATTTAGTGGACGTTATTTACTCCATCCTGGCAGAAGTCCTGAAATATAATAAGAGTTTGTGCTGTTTCTTCCACACCATCCAATCACAGGGCAGAACTATACATGCATTACAATGTCTAACCAAGGTTCCTAAAAGGAGTCTTTACACAGTCGCTTTGCTCTGCGCTTCCTCAAAATTCTGTGTAAATACGCAAAGCTGGATAAAAGCTAGACTGAATTATGTCTGCTCTGACCCACCTCAGCATTAGTATCAAAGGCAGTGCTGATTCTGCTTTGGTTCAGTGTTGATGAAATACAGCAACATCAGCTTTCACCCAGTTGAAAATTAAACAGGCTTTGAAAGACATTGAAATAAGGACCCgaaccatatctagggaccagaatatcatagagagttggatgggctcttttgacttgggacaGTAAGGAATCaacaagcaaccacatagcaatgcactaatgACTCTCAGATCAGTcaggcaaccactcacaacaccctagcatcgtgGTTGTATCTAGCAACCATCCCCTCAAACCTCTTCCTTAAATCTGTCCACTTCCATTGCTTGATACACTAAGGCACCCTCTCTGGATTTAACTCACTCTGAGGCAGAAATACAGACATACACTTTTCAGCTGACACATTCGTTTTAGTTTTTCCTCAGACATTACTTACATTCTCTTTAATAAAACAGCCTCTTGGCTTCCTGTCACATAAATATGATGCATAAGCACATTCGCAGAGCCctaatctttattttttaaaggagAGACACACCCCAAACTGAGGTCTCTTTTAATAAAGTACAGCAGGATCTCACATGCTATGATTTTACAGCCACTGCAAAgtgctttgtgtattttattttaaaagtatactTAAATTGTTCTATGTGAAGCAAAAAGCATTTCATAAAATCTAACCACAACAAAGTCTAATAATAGTATAACCACAACCACAAGTAAAAGGATTCCTCACACTTTGCCCAAACCAGGTTCAAAACATGTTTACAAGGATAAGCAAATTGTCTATCCAAGCTGAGCATGATACTGTTGCACAATGTGACACAATCACAGCCAGTCAGAGAAATTTGATGATTAATTTACAGTTATGAGTGGGATTTTGGACAAATGAGATGTCACAGTAGGCGGGCTACCCAGAGCAATGCTACAGAAATGGAAACCAAGTGAAACAATGACAAAATGTCCTGCCATTTGTTGCTTATCAAGGTCATGTTTGATTATGACAAAAACTCAGATTTACATTGAAAGACACCTTACAATTAAGAAATCTGATACAAGgcaatatacactgcctggccaaaagaaTTGGATTTAAATAACCAGAtatttaagagcctatgattggatcattattgcagtgattaatatgtttcagctggcaacaattcttttaaccctaactgatgcggcgtgtagcttctcatttcttaaacaaacaTGTCAGAAAACATATcttgtggtcgtggaaaagatgttactatGTTTcaaaaggggcaaattattgacctgcatcaagcaaagaaaacaactaaggcgattgctgaaatcactggaattgggttaagaactgtccaacgcattattaaaacctggaaggatagtggtgaaccgtcagcttcgtgGAAGAAATGTATTCTGAAAAATGATGAATGATTGTGACCGGAGAACAATAAAAGGTTTGGTgaagtcacataaaaaaaaaaatcaacagtagaTCTCACAGTGATGTTTATTAGTGAGAGTAAGAGCATTTTTACAcgcacaatgtgacgagaacttagTTAGTGAGGCCAAATGGAAAAAACGACTTCAATTTGCTAAGGAGCATAAAGATtagactgtggagcaatggaaaaaggtcatgtggtctgatgagtccagatttaccctatcccAAAGTGATGGGCACATCAAGGTAAGAAGGGAAGCCCATGAAgtgatgcacccgtcatgcatagtgcccactgtacaagcctctggagtcagtgttatgatctggggtatCTTTGCTTGGTCTGGTCTAGGCTCAGAAacattatgtggcaataaaacaaagtcagctgactacctgaatgtactgaatgaccaggttatcccatcaatggattttttcttccctgacggcacgggcATATACCaagacaacaatgccaagattcatcaatTTGTGAAGAGTGTTTCATGAaccatgaggaatcattttcacacattaattggCCACCATacagtcctgaccttaaccccattgaaagtctttggtatgtgctggagaagacttttcagagtggttcaactctcccgtcatcaatacaagatctcggacaTATATTAACTCTGAATGGAAATAAATgatgtgatgttgcataaggttgtcgaaacaatacCACGATGAATGCGCGCTATAATCAAAGCTAAATATTACAAAAAGGGCTGTTTTCATATAGTAACCTATTTCCCCAGATAATAGTGGAATTTGAAAAGTGTACTGtaactacactcactgagcactttattaaaaacactatggtcctaataaagtgcccgacgtggtcttctgctgttgtagcccatccgcctcaaggtccggcgtgttgtgcattctgagattctattctgctcatttcaattgtacagagtgattatctgagttaccgtagactttctgtctgctcaaaccagtctggccattctccattgacctctctcatcaacaatgtgtttccgtctgcagaactgccgctcactgtatgttttttgtttttggcaccattcggagtaaattctagagactgttgtgtgtgaaaatcccaggagatcagcagctacagaaatactcaaaccaaccattctggcaccaacaatcaaacaaacgatcaaatttttccctattctgatggttgatgtgaacatcaactgaagctcctggcacATATCTggttgattttatgcattgcactgctcattacactaaagcagaagatataaaataGCCATCTTAAGTCAATTGTTTTTGAGAAACTTTTTATGTGCCTTAGAATTTCACATAGTACTGTATAAGTTCATATATGGCCATAAATCAGATTTCTATATGTCACATTACTGCTTCTGGTGTGGACACAATGTAATGCTAAAAGTAATATTGAGTATTACTAAGGGATTACTTACCACCCACCAGTAATATACATCTGAAGGCAGCTGAATGTTGTCCCGTGTCCACACAGGCAAGACATCTGGGTCATAGCTCTCATCGAACCAGTCGGAGACACCCGGGTCGCCCACACACCGCGCACAGGCACATGTCTTCTGTTGGGTGCTCTCGGCAGGATTCACCCGGTGGGAACCAGTGTAGCTGGGCACAAGCTTAACCCTGTGTGACTCTTCCCATCCCATGGATTCCAGGTAAGGCAGGCCAGCTCCTCCTCTCAGTGAGAAGGAGAAAAAGAGTGAGGTGATAAAGAGGAGGGCCAGGGATCCCAAGAGCACACAGACCCGCATGGAGCATCGTCGAGCTCCTCGTTCACCTGCAGCAGCAACAGCCATAGCTCCAGCTCCAGCTGGTACCCAGGGCCTCGGCTCGCCTGTCCTCTGAGACCCTGCAGCCCAGACCCAACCCAAGCCAAACCCCAAGCGTCCCTCTCGCTGCTGAGGCACAGACGGCATGCGCCCGCCCCACTGCCATAAACCTGCCCCTGCCACCTTGCTCAGTCTGGAGTCTGGACTTTGAAGACAGAGGcttcaaaagaaacaaaacaacttaATCTTTCTGTGAATCACACAAAAACTAGTGTCTGTGAAGCACCACTGCTGCTATCTCCATATGTCAGTCTCCTCCTTTCAATGTGTCACAAGTCTACCGTGGATCCTTTTACAGCTCTCAATTTTAGTTCTCTCCGTGATACCCAGTGGGATCACCTCCAGATTGGTACATCTTGGAACTGCCACAGTTGAAACACACCAGTCTTTCACCTCTAAAAATCTGTCTGCTTGTAGGCGTACTTGTGATGTGTTCTACTCTCCATGCAGTGACAGTTGGAGGAATAGCCCCCTCTGTGGTTTTGACATCTCAGTGCCAGACAAGCAAGGCTGTCATCCGTGCCTGTGCCATTACGGTTCTCTATGAGTTGAGGTTTGTTGGAGTGTGACTCTGTAATCCTGTTTGTCTGCTTCCGTACATTCCGTCTAGCTAGCAACTGTGCCGAGATGAAACTCTGCGGACACTGGAGGAAAAGGGTGGAGTTGCCTCGATGGCTTGTGGTTAAGGACTTTTCTACGCATCTTGAATAAAGCTTTCATTTAAATTCTACAACTCTTTCCAAACATTCTCTCCACTCTCATCCTCTGTATTTACTTATCCAGTAGGTATCCAGCCTTTAGTGTTCTCTCTTTAATGCTCTTCGCTCTCTGTACGTTCCAATTTAGGACATTTAACAGTCAAAAAGTTGGTTTGATAGTTTGATCACTTTGACCCTTTCCAGCTCACTGCATAATAAAAACTGGATAAAAATtcaatacaaaaaaatttaagaaacgTATTTAACGATAGAAAGCACAAAAAAAGGGTTTGGGTGGTCTCAGGAGAGAAATGCTTTagaaagtaatgacctaaaagaAGCTGGATTTATGAAAAACACAACCAAAAATATGTCAGCACTCCATCTGATTTCCTTCTAACATCTGTCCAGTAGCGGAGTACATGCACGTTCTGTCGCAGTACCTAAGCCAGATTCACAATTACAGCTCTTAACTGAATTGGTAAGGTGGGTCAGGTGGGGAACTCTGATTTCATCAAAGCTGTGTGCCCTGGCTTGTTGTCGTTTTGTAATCTCCAAATCTATAATTTATGGGACGCTGCTGCTGGTCCACCTTTGCCAGTTTGCTGCCAGAGAGACCTGTCAGTCAGAGAGGGTGACGTGCATCAGGATCAGAGTCATGGTGACATCCAGCTGTTGGTTTCTACAGTTGCTCTATTTAATTCAAGGCGACTTTCCAAACTACAGGGAGACAAGAGTACAATTACATACTGCATAAAAAGACAGTGATATAGTTATTaatgttcattattttatttaattgaaaaaaaaaaaaaaatcagaattgtGATGATCCTTTTTATTATGCCCAAATACTAAGCTAATGCTTTACCTGATTAGGTCTCATTCAAATGGTCAGAAAATAGGCACAGTACTTTTCTATTGTGAAACTGTAAAATGGAACACAATTATAATTTGTTTACCACTATGACAAAAAAGGCACACAATATCGCCATACATAATTAAAATACTAATTAATTAAGTCTCACTCTCAAAAGACTTCATGCATTTGAACCCAAATTCAAGTAATAATTAAACTTTGGAAtgcagaagaaaacaaaaaaaacagattcaacatttatattaTCTTGTTTCCATGTACCACACTGGCGAACATACAGTGAGGTACAAAATTCTGATTCCATATTGAAAGGAATTAGAAATCTTTAAGACAAAGAAAAGCTGTACCttctttgtgaaaaaaaaaaccaacaatcTGATTTCCTTGCATCCATTAAAGCAGGGATTCTCAACGGAGTGGGCTAATGCAACTTTAtggatctgtagatggatacTGCTCAATGGATAGAGCAGCACGAGTGCAAAGCAGGTGCGTTTTTACTCGCAGACCGGTCTCGAGCTCTTAAACATGAAGCTTTgtgagaatcagtgagaagcaaggcGCAAGAagtggaaaccatttgaattcggcacCGAATTCTAAATCACCAACATTGAATTTGCTATAGTAACAATATCTGTACTATATGCAGAAAtatattgataataaatattaacatatCAGTACTTCAGCTCAATTcaatttgtcataggctacattaggggagtgagggaatataataaattttcattacaaattatatatatatatatatatatatatatatatatattacaaaaatgacaaatttagtttaatagaaatcatgttatctaaccatggtagtgaagaagatccatgcttccatgtgcttACTACAGCCTTGTTACAAATACTActgtaaaaactaaatatatgaacaatataacttttattattagtttctgccttcacattttcattttataggcccTAGATATAGCCCTCCATCTGCTTGTATTCAAGACATGCAAGGTTTGGTCTCACATTCATGctgaatttattaataaaaaattatgcaatgcatcgcaaattaagcaaataatacaaatattgagggtatggggggggggggggggggttgaagTAGGGGGGAATTaatcaaaaaaaggttgagaaccactgcattaaAGCATACAAGAtgctcaaatcatgctgggataacagaTCATCAGGTTCTGCACAAACTTTGTAGTTAAGCTCAACTACCTTGAGTGCATGCTGTGATTAAAAGCAAAATGGGgataaaatacaaagaaaaacattgtccatttttcaattaaactttttacTTTGTTATGTTGACAATATAATGTGCACCAAAAGAAATTGCATTAAATTAGAACTGTATTAATTTAGAAATTAGAAAAGAATGCAGAATAAAGGGATTTTCACTagtggaccccactgtatatagCATTTTGAGAAATAAAAGAAACTGAGGAACAAAGCAATAAAAATAGGCATTAAACAAGTTGACTTAAAGCTCTATCTGCCTACTCTCTATACAGCACCCCATGAGGAGGAATAAcaagctttttgtttttaattgcactaaatattttatctttttgGTGTGTGGTACATTATAAAATAGCACTTCTAATAAAGCAGACACTCTCTCTTTTCTGCCATCTATCTGTATTTTTCCTTTTCTCATTTCATTTCTCAAACCTTCTTTCCCCTCATTTTTGTTCAAAGACTTCCATTTCATAATCTTAATGGAAGTCCGTCTCTCACACACATTTTTTGCAAGCACCTAAGTTGAAGTGCTTCTTTCTTTGAATTTCTCTTGTgtgaatgtatgaatgaatgaatgaatgaatgaatgaatgaatgttgcatttatatagtgcttttttgatATTACACTCAGAGCACTCCACACAgtaaacaggggactctcctcaacctccaccagtgtgcaacgcgacagcagccatagtgcaccagtacgctaaccacacaccagctattagtggagaggagagagatggtctgaaacagccaattaatggatggggactattaggaggccatgatggataagggccaatggggggaatttggccaggacactggggttacacccctacgcTTTTTGAGAATTGCCCTggaatttttaatgaccacagagggtcaggacctcggtttaaagtCTCATCCAAAAGATGGTTCCTTTTCACAGtatagtgtataatggggtgttaggacccacacagaccacagggcgAGCACACCCTGCTtgcctcactaacacctcttccagacTTTGACTGTAGATTTCTGTTGAAAGAGACACACATTCTCTGTACACATTAATCTACTGAGTAAATTACCAAAGCTGAAGATTTGGACCTGGTAAAATAGTAGAAGAAccgattaaaatgtttttaaaaatcacaACAAGCTTAACTGTATTTTAAGTTTATAACAAATATGCACAGGCATTTTTGACAGTAAAAGCTATTGCAATGCTAAACATCCGTACTTGTGTTGCCAATAGCTTTGGAGGACTATTGTGAGAAATCAAGCAAACAGGTGTCCTTGCTGCTttcactgctgctgctgaggctgATTAAATCAGGAGATTGTGATTGTGTGCGTGGGTGAGCTGCTCGAGATCGCATAATGCTCTCCTTCCTTTCAATTTGGACAAATTATATCCAGATTTAATTTACTCTGGCAGCAGCAAAACCCTTGCCTACGAGTTTGAAAAGTTTCAAGATGATAAAAGATGATATCTTTCAGACACACAATATGAAAAGGCAAAAGACGCCACTGGACCCATCATCTAATTTTGCTACAACAATTCCCATTTAATAGCGTCAATTTTCTAATACAGTGTTTATATGGCTGCTTGCTTCTCTTACCAGTATTTTGTTTTCCAAATAGTCCAATTCAcactttaataaattatattaatagcttctattaattataaatgtaattttatctcTTGTTTTAGTCTTATTTAACCTTTTACAATGTATAATTGCTAATAATatatattcctttatttatttatttttatcctatTCGTTTTTTAAGTGTTTAGTTTCTTAATTCCTGTATGTCACTATACTGTAAAACATTACTGATCCACAAGGTCATCACGTGCAATgtctatacattttattttgaggtaatttgatctaatatatatatatttttttcattttgtaaataGATAATAGCTACTGAGAATCCCTTAAgttatcaaatgtattttaagacaaaataattatttgtaattttcagttttttcaaggtgaataaattaagtttttttaataacttaacttttcaataagtgaaaggatagtatttgtggtaaaaaaaaaaaaacccctgtTGCAGGAGCTAAAGGcccccataaaacacattgtttttcttaaagggatagtttacccaaaaatcattatatattattatcattatttattcaccctcatgccatctcagatgtgtatgactttctttcttctgctgaacaaaaataatatctcaactctgtaggtccatacaattcaagtgaatggtgatcagaattttgaagctccaaaaatcacacaaaggcagcataaaagtaatccatttgactccagtggtttaat
Coding sequences within:
- the LOC127661615 gene encoding CMP-N-acetylneuraminate-beta-galactosamide-alpha-2,3-sialyltransferase 2-like; the encoded protein is MPSVPQQREGRLGFGLGWVWAAGSQRTGEPRPWVPAGAGAMAVAAAGERGARRCSMRVCVLLGSLALLFITSLFFSFSLRGGAGLPYLESMGWEESHRVKLVPSYTGSHRVNPAESTQQKTCACARCVGDPGVSDWFDESYDPDVLPVWTRDNIQLPSDVYYWWVMLQPQFKPHNIQQVLQKLFQVIPGRSPYGSWDPARCLRCAVVGNSGNLRGAGYGPMIDGHDFIMRINLAPTVGYEEDAGSRTTHHFMYPESAKNLAANVSFVLVPFKTLDLLWITSALSTGQIRFTYAPVKQFLRVDKDKVQIFNPAFFKYIHDRWTRHHGRYPSTGMLVLFFALHVCDEVNVFGFGADSRGNWHHYWEQNRYSGEFRKTGVHDADYEAQIIDKLSKAGKISVFPGK